From Pseudomonas sp. AN-1:
GCGGTGGCGTACTTCTCCGGTTTGTACTGGGCCGCCCCGACGATGGCGGCGTTGCCTTTGAGTCCCATGGTTGTCTCCACTGGCGCAGGGGCTTCGTTGACGGGTGACTGTGATCACTATGCCGCAGTCGCACCCCGCGCTGATCGTTTAAATCGACTAGACCGGACCATCCTGTAGGGGCGAATTCATTCGCCTTTTCGGGGCATTCTGGCGAATGAATTCGCCCATACGGTTCGCAAGCCAGTCATGCAATTGCCCGGGCAGCACGCGCTGCCCGGCACAGCCTGTTCAGAACGAGTACTTGGCGGACAGGGTGGCGTAGTCCCGGTCGGCCAGCTGACGCTTGATCGGGTCGGCCTCGCCGAGGAAGGCGTTGTAGGCCAGCGCCACCTCCAGATTGCCCATGTACTTGAAGGTGGTGCCGACGGTCATGCGGCGGTCGCCCTGGGCGCCGGAAATGGTGCCGGACATCGGCGTGGCGCCTTCCACGACGTGGGAGAAGCGCACCGGCACGTCCAGATCCCAGCCGGTGAACACGCCCGGGTAGTTGAACACGCCTACCAGCGAGTAGGCGGTGGCGGTCTTGCTCTTCCACGCCGAGGCGGTCTTGAAGGTGTAGTCGTCGGCGCCGTTGAGCGCGTCGACGTCGTCGACCCGCACGTGCACCACCTCGCCCATGAAGGTGGTCTGGCTGGCCCACGGGCGGTCGCCGAGGATGCGCATGAACGACAGCTGCATCTGCTGACCCTTGCCCTTGGTCGCCTGCGGGCCCCCGGCGGTGAGTACGTTCACCGGAGCGCCGTCGCGGTACGACCATTCGCCGCCGACCTGGGTGTCGCCGATCTTGGTGGAGAAGCTCAGGCCGGTGAGGTGGATGTCCTCGAAGTAGTTGACCTCGTAGCCCAGCGGACCGGCCGGCGGGAAGCTAATGGAAACCCCTGACGGGTTGCGGTCGTGGTAGTTGATGCGGAACAGCGACAGCTCGAGGTCGGCGGTCGGCCGGTAGCGCATCTGCAGGCCCCACTGGCCGCTGTCGCGCGGCTCGTTGGTGTTCAGGTAGGGGATCGACAGCGCACCGGCGCGCAGCAGCTCGCGGCCGGGACCGGTGACGTCGCTGGTGGACATGTAGCTGCCCGCCGGCGCCAGTTCGTTGCCACTCCACTCGTACTGAACGTAGGCGCCGAGGCTGAAAGACTCGTTGAGGCTCCACTGGCCGGACACCTGGCCGATCGGCAGCAGCACTTCCTTGGCCTCGATGCCCGGCAGCGAGGCCTTGACCACGTCGACCGGCGACTGGGCGCCGGACACGCCCGGGAAGATCAGACTCTCGCCCCAGGACACCACATGCCTGCCGGCCTTGACGTCGATGCTCTGCCCGCCTTCGGTGCGCCAGCCGCTGAACAGGTAGGCGTCGAGGATGCGGCTGCGCCCACCGCTGTAGCGCTTGGCGTCACTGGTGAACTCGTCGTGGGCGCCGAACTTGTTGACCCGGCCCGGGGCGTCGTTGTCGTTGGACTGGTGGTAGACGTCGTCGTAGAAGGTACTGGCGCGCAGCACCGCGCCGTAGTCGTCCTTGCGCAGGATCAGCTCGGCCAGCGCACCGACGCGGTTGGTGACCAGGCTGCCCTTGTCGAAGTTGCGGTTGCCGTCGTCCATGTTGGTGGTCAGCGGGCCGTCGATCAGCGCGCTGTCGGGCGACTCGGTACGCATGCCGATGCCGTAGTTGGCGGTGATGGTCCAGTCGAGGGTGGCGCCGTTGTCGAACTCGATGGTCTCCCCGGCATGGGCGGCGCCGCTGGCCATGGCGATCGCGGCGGCCAGCCCCATGAGCGGGAAGCTCTGGGCAACCAGGGTGGTGCAACGTGGATTTTTCTTATTGTGCATGCTGCTTCTCTCCTAATGAAGGCCAACCGGCCGCGTCGAGTTTCCAGACTTCGCTCGTCCGAACTCGTCGTCAAAAAGGACTAGAGAGTTCGCCGGTCGTCTCTTCGGGCCGGACACAGCGGTAGCGGTGCACGCCCGCCTGCTCCTCGCGCAGCAGCAGCCCTTCGCCGATCAGGTAGTTGGCGTGGGCCAGGGTCTCGCCGATGGCCATCAGCTCGTCGAAGCGGCTCTTCAGCCGCGGGAACAGCTCGACCATCAGCTCGGCTGCCGTGCACGGCTGCGCGCAGCGCTCCAGCACCTGATCGAGGTGGCGGCGGTGGTGCTCGCGCAACTGCCCGAGACGCGTGTGCAGGCCGTGGAACGGCCGCTCGTGGGCCGGCAGCACCAGCACGCGGTCGGGCAGTTCGCCGAGACGCTCGATCGACTCCAGCCAGTCGCGCAGCGGGTCGCCATCCGGCTCGTCGACCGCGACGCCGACCGTGGGGGTGATGCGCGGCAGCACCTGGTCGCCGGAGATCAGCAGGCCGTCCTCGGCGCAGTACAGGCAGGCGTGCTCGGGCGAGTGGCCGCGGCCGACCACCACCTGCCAGCGCCGCCCGCCGATGGCCAGCGCGCTGCCCTCCTTGAGGCGGCGGAAGGCGGCCGGCGGCGTCGGCCGGAAGTGCTCCTGGCGGATCATGGGCAGGAAGGCCGCCGAATCCTCTTCGCTCAGCCCGGCCAGCCGGTAGAACTGGTGGAAGGCCCAGTCCGGCTCGTCGCTGCGTGGCGGCGCGACGTGGATCGCCTGGTACTCGGCGTGGGTCATGTACACCGGGCAGCGGAAGCGCTCGGCCAGCCAGCCGAGCAGGCCGCTGTGGTCGTAGTGGAAATGGGTGCAGATCAGCGCCTGCAGCGGCCGGCCCTCCAGCACGCCGGCCAGCACCTGCTCCCACACCGCGCGGCTCTGCTCGGTGCACAGGCCGCTGTCCACCGCCACCCAGCCGTCGCCGTGGCGCAGCAGGTAGAGGTTGATGTGGTCGAGGCCGAACGGCAGCGGCATGCGCAGCCACAGCACGCCGGGCGCCACCTCCAGGGTCTGCCCGTTGGCCGGCGGCGCCACCCAGGGGAAGCGCAGGCCGGCCTTCAGCTCGTGCCCATTGTGGTCGAGGTCAGCCATGGGCGGCACCGAACGGCGCCAGGCCGATGGCGGCCAGCGCTTCGGCCGAGTACGGCCGGTAGGTGCCGGCTGCGTCGTCGCGCACGTACAGCGGGTCTTCGAAGGCGTCCGGGGCGTAGCCCTGGCGCTGCAGGTCGACCTTGCGCAGCTTGAAGGTGCTGGTCAGGTCGGCGGCCGGCGACACGCGCACGAACACCGGGGCGGCGTAGCGCGGCAGGCGCGCCTCGGTCAGTGCGTAGAAGCTGTCCGGGTCGAATGCGTGGCCGTCCTGCATCAGCACCGCGGCCATGCCGGCGCGCCCCTCCTGACCCGGCACCTGCACGCCGTAGATGTTGATCAGTTCGAGACCCGGATAGTCGGCCAGGGCGTCGGCCACCTCCATGGTCGAGACGTTCTCGCTCTTCCAGCGGAAGGTATCGCCGATGCGGTCGACGAAGTAGAAGTAGCCGTCCTCGTCGTAGCGCAGCAGGTCGCCCGAGCTCCAGTAGGAATCGCCCGTCTCGAACACGTCGCGGAGGATCTTCTTCTCGGTGGCCTCGGCCGAGGTGTAGCCCTCGAAGCGGCCGCCGCCGATGTCCGGGTGGTTGACGATGTAGCCGATCGCCTCGCCCACCTCGCCCGGCTGGCACAGCAGGTAGAAGCCGTTGGCGTCGCGCGGGTGCGACTCGCTTTCCACGTCGAAGCGCACCAGGCGGAAGTTGGTCTTCTCCCAGTAGGGCACGCGGCCGCAGGAGCCGATGCGGTTGTCGACGTTGATCAGGTTGGTGTTGGCCTCGGTCGAACCCCAGCCCTCGAAGACCTGCACCGGGCCGAAACGCTCGATCCAGCGCTGCCAGGATTCCGGCGACAGGCCGGCGCCGAGCATGGCGCGCAGGCTGTGCTCGCGGTCGCGCTCGTCTTCCGGCAGGTTGAGCAGGTAGCGGCAGATCTCGCCGATGTACTGCAGGACGGTGATGCCGTTACGACGCACGTCGTTCCAGAACTCGCGCACGCTGAAGCGCCGGCGCACCACGATGGCGGCGCCGGCCTTGAGCGCGGTGGAGGTCACCGAGGTGGCCGCCGCGCCGTGATAGAGCGGCAGGCAGCAGTAGAAAACGTCGGCCGGGGTGGCCTCGAGGGTCTCCACCATCACGTCGCCCGAGCTCATCCAGCGCATGTGGCTGTAGCGCGCCGCCTTGGGCAGGCCGGTGGTGCCGGAGGTGAAGATCAAGAGGCTCGGCGTCTCGGCGGTGATGCCTTCGCGCAGTTCGCGCGGCGGCGCCTGGCGCGACGCGGCAGCCACCTCGGTGGCGAAGCCGGCGTCGGCCAGCGCGCGCAGCTCGGCAGAGGCCGGCTTCTCGGCGTCCGGCACCAGCCACAGCGGCACCTGCGGCAGGTTCTCGGTGGCGGCGAAGTTGGCCAGGCACTCCTCGCCGGCCAGCACGGCGCGCGCGCCGGTGCTTTCCAGCGCGTGGGCCAGCGGCTTGCCGCTGACGTGGGTGTTGAGCGGCGCCACCACCACGCCGAGCTTGACCAGGCCGAACCAGGCGAAGAAGAACTCCGGGCGGTTCTCCAGGGCCAGCGCGCACACGTCGCCGGCCTTGAGACCGCGGGCCAGGGCGGCGTGCGCCACCTGGTTGGCGCGCGCGTCCACCTCGGCGTAGCTGTAGCGCTCGCCGCCGTAGATCAGCATGGTCTGTGTGGCCAGGCACTGTGCCTGCTGCTCGAGGCGGTCGGCGATGGTGTAGAGGTCGCGCGGCTTGACCAGCGCGCTGGCCGCGGCGCGGCGGTCGAGCCGCGCCTGGGTGACCTCGCGGGGCACCGGGGCGGCGTCCAGCGCGGCCACGGTCTGCGCATCAATGCGATCGTTCATGTCGTTCCCCTTGAATGGGCTGGCGGGTCGCCGCGCTCACTGCGCCGGCACCGGCCAGCGCGGGTAGTCGAGGTAGCCGCGCGGCCCTGCGGTGTACAGCGAGCCGCGGTCGAAGCCGGCCAGCGGTGCGTTGACGCGCAGGCGCTCTGCCAGGTCCGGGTTGCCGATGTAGTGACGGGCGAAGGACACCGCCTCGCCCTGCCCGGCCTCGATGGCCTGGCGCGCGCTGTGGCCGTCGAAGCCGTCGTTGAGGATCAGCGCGCCCGGGAAATGCGCGCGGGCCAGGGCGAAGGCGTCCAGCCCGGCGACCGGCGAACGCATCACGTGCAGGTAGGCCAGGCCCAGCGGGGCGATGGCGTCGAGCAGCGCCGCCGCGGTGGCGGCCGGATCGCTGTCCACGCTGTCGTTGTAGGGGTTGCCGGGGCAGATGCGCAGGCCGACCCGGCCCGGGCCGATGGCCTCGGCCATGGCGGCGAGCACCTCGGCGGGGAAGCGCACGCGGTTTTCCACGCTGCCGCCGTACTGGTCGGTGCGCTGGTTGCTGCCTTCGGCCATGAACTGCATCGGCAGGTAGCCGCTGGTGCAGTGCAGCTCGACGCCGTCGAAGCCGGCGGCGCGGGCATTGCGCGCGGCCTGGGCGAACTCGGCGATCACCTCCTGGACCTCGGCGGTGCTCAGCTCCACGGGCTCGTCGGTGTCGACCATGCCGGCAACGTCGCTGAACAGCTGGGTGCGCGCGCGCAGCGCCGAGGGCGCCACGGTCGGCGCGCCGGCCGGCTTGTTGTGGTGGCTGGCGACCCGGCCGACGTGCATCAGCTGCAGGACGATGCGCCCGCCGGCGGCGTGCACCGCCTGGGTGACGCCGCGCCAGGCGGCGATCTGCGCGGCGCTGTAGATGCCCGGGGTGCGGCAGTAGCCGAGACCGGCGGCCGAGGGTGCGGTGCCCTCGGCGACGATCAGGCCGGCGCTGGCGCGCTGGGCGTAGTACTCGACCATGTCGAGGGTCGGCATGCCGTCGGCGGCGGCGCGGCTGCGCGTCATCGGCGCCATCACCACGCGGTTGGCCAGTTCGATGTCGCCGAGGCGAACGGGTTGGAACAGCGGATTCATGGTGGCCTCCTCAGCGCACGCGGATCTTCGGAGCACCGGCACCGCGGCGCAGGGTGGCGAGGAAACCTTCCAGCGGCGCCGGCTCGGCGACCTCGGGCAGGGTTTCCTTGTCCGGGCGCGCGGCCCAGAACTCGCTCCAGGAGGGGAACAGGTCGTGGAAGGTGCCGTGATAGGGCTCGCGGCCGGGCCAGCGCATCTTGCGCTGGCCGATCGGCGGCTTGTTGAGGTCGGTGGCGTACCAGTAGCAGGGCAGACGGCGGCGGAAGTACCAGCGGCCGTCGATGCGCTCGTAGTCGTCCCAGTAGAGCATCTGCATGATCACCCACTCGGGGCCGGTCTCGTGCTCGTTCTTCGAATACACCACGCCGGTGGCGTGGTCGGCGTCGACGAACTCGATGATGTGCTGACCGAGGTGGTGCGAGGTGCCGTCGAACTGGTTGCGCAGGGTGTCGTCGAGCCAGCTCTTGAGGTGGGCGCGGCCGACCTTGTCGCGGCCGACACGGATGTCCGGGGCGAACAGGTTGACGTGGGAGTCGAGGTCGCGCATGTCCAGCGACAGCGAATACTTGCCGGCCAGCTGGCGGATTTCCTCGATGGATTCGAGGCGGTCCAGGCGCGCGGCGAGGCTGTTGTTGTTGTCCATTGGGGTGCCCTTGCTGCGGGTGATTCGGCCCCGCGCGGGCCAGCCGCCGCGCGCGGGGGGCGCGTGGCCTTATTCGAGTACGGTGTAGAGGTCGGAGCTGCGCCCGCCGTCCACGGTCAGGCAGGCGCCGGTGACGTAGGAGGCTTCGTCGGAGGCGAGGAACAGGATGGCGTTGGCCAGCTCCACCGGCTCGCCGACCCGACGCATCGGGATCAGCTTCTCGGTGTTGGCGCGGCCCTTGTCGTCGGCCAGCATGCCGGCGGTGGCCGGGGTGGCGACCACGCCGGGGATCACCACGTTGCAGCGGATGTTGGCGGCGGCGCCCTCGGAGGCGGCGGCGCGGCTGAAGTTGATCACTGCGGCCTTGGCCGCCGAGTAGCCGGCCATCCAGGCGGTGCCGAACAGGCCGCAGATCGACGCCAGGTTGACGATGGAACCGCCGCCCTGCTGCTGCATCAGGCGCATCGCGGTGCGGGTGCCCCAGAAGGTGCCGTCCACGGTGGTGGAGAAGTTGCCGTGCCAGGTGGCGGTGTCGGTGCCGGTGATGGCGCCCCAGCTGTAGGCCATGGCGTTGTTGACCAGGATGTCCAGGCGACCGTGGCGCTGGGCCGCCGCCTCGATGGCGGCGACGAAGGCCTGCTCGTCGCTGACGTCGGCGACCACGCACTCGGCGTTGCCGCCCTTGTCGCGGATCGCCGCGACCACCGCTTCCAGCGGCTCGGCGCGACGGCCGCAGATGACCACGGTGGCGCCTTCCTCGGCGAAGCGGTGGGCGGTGGCCTCGCCGATCCCCGAACTGCCGCCGGTGATGAAGGCGACCTTGCCTGCAAGACGTGCTGTCATCGTTCTCCCCTCCTCAGATGAAGGCCATGCCGCCGTTGACGGCGATGTTCTGGCCGGTGATGAAACTGGCGTCGTCGCTGGCCAGGAAGGCCGCCACGGCGGCGATCTCGGCCGGCTCGCACATGCGGCCGAGCGGGATGGCCTTGACCATGCTCTGCATCCAGTCGTCGGGAATGCCGGCCATCATCGGGGTGTTGGTCGGACCGGGAACTATGGTGTTGACGCGGATCCGGCTGGGCGCCAGCTCGCGGGCCAGGCTGCGGGTCAGGCCCATCACGCCGGCCTTGGCGGCGCAGTAGTGGCTCGGCCCCTCGCCGGAGATGGCGGCGGTGCTCGACAGGTTGACGATCACCCCGCCCTCGCCGCCCTGGTGCATCAGGCGCGCGGCCTCGCGGCTGCACAGGAACACGCCGGTGAGGTTGACGCCGATGACCCGCTGCCAGTTCTCGTCGGGGGTATCGAGGAAGGCATCGACCGAGCCGATGCCGGCGTTGTTGACCAGTACGTCGAGACGGCCGAAGCGCTCGACCACGGCAGCCATGGCCGCCGCCACCGAGGCGCTGTCGGCCACGTTGCAGGCCAGCGCCAGGGCGCTGCCACCGGCCAGGCCCTCGATGGTCGCGCGCGCGGCATCCAGGTTGATGTCCGCCGCCACCACTACGGCGCCCTCCTCGGCGAAGCGGCGCACCATCGCCCGCCCCATGCCCTGCCCCGCTCCGGTGACGAAGGCCACCTTGTTCACCAGCTTCATGTGCGTTCTCCCGCAAGCGAATGTTCGGCGCGGCGGGGGAAGTCCCGCAGCGACCACGGGGCTCATGATTGGCGGCGGGCGGCGGGGGGGCATCGTCCGATTTGACGATGCCCGTGACGGGGGGCAAAGCGGAGCCTCTCGCTCAACTTCTGCAGAAGAACAACAAGAGGATCTGCCCGTGAACTCACCTGCGCGTGTCACCTGGCGTAGCCACTACGCCCTGGCGGTACTGACCGTCATCTACGTGTTCAACTACATCGACCGGCAGTTGATGGCGATCCTCATCGAACCGGTGAAGGCCGAGTTCGCCATCTCCGATACCCAGATAGGCCTGCTCTCGGGACTGACCTTCGCGCTGTTCTTCACCCTGTTCGGCTTCCCGCTCGGCCGGCTGTCCGACCGCATCGGCCGCAAGCCGGTGATCGTCATGGCCTGCATCGGCTGGAGCGTGATGACCATGCTCTGCGGCCTGGCCGGCAGCTTCCTGTTCCTGCTGCTGGCGCGCATCGGCGTGGCCATCGGCGAGGCCGGCGGCACCGCGCCCTCGGTGGCGATGGTCTCCGACCTCTACCCGCCGCAGCGCCGCTCCAGCGCGATCTCGGTGCTGATGCTCGGCTCCAGCCTCGGCGCGGTGTTCGGCCTCGGCCTCGGCGGCTGGATCGCCCAGCACTACGGCTGGCGCGCCGCGTTCGTGGTCCTTGGCGCCCCGGGCATCTTCCTCGCCCTGCTGCTGTGGGCCACGGTGCGCGCGCCGCAAACGGTCGCGCCGGCCGGCGCCGGCCGCAACCAGGAAAGCTGGCTGCAGACCCTCGGCCTGCTGCTGCAGACCCCGGGCTTCATGTGGATCGTGCTGACCGGCTCGGCGGCCGCCATCGCCGGCTACGCCATCGGTACCTGGAGCCCGAGCTACCTGATCCGCTCCCATGGCCTGTCGATCAAGGAAGCCGGCATCCTGGTCGGCGTGGTCGGCGGCAGCTGCTCGGCCATCGGCACCCTCGTCTGCGGCTGGGTCACCGACCGCATGGCGCGCCGCGATTGCGGCTGGCAGATCGGCGTGCCGCTGCTCGGCACCCTGCTCAGCATCCCCTTCGGCCTGGCCTACTTCCTCTGGCCCGAGGGCGTGGCCTTCAGCGCCTTCGGCATCGGCGTGCCCATGGCCTTCCTGTTCTACATCCCGTTCGGCTTCTTCGGTACCTGGTGGGCGACCCCCTGCCTGGGCGCGATCAGCCACCTGTTCCCGGCCAACCGCCTGGCCCAGGCCACCTCGATCTTCGTGATGGGCATGAGCCTGCTCGGCGTCGGCCTCGGCCCGCTGGTCACCGGCATGCTCAGCGACTACTTCACCCCCATCGCCGGCGGCGAGGCGCTGCGCTACTCGCTGGCCGCCTCGATGTCGCTGCTGGTGCTGGCCGCGCTGTTCCTCGTCCTGGCCCTGCCGCGCTACCGCCGCCAGTTGCTCGGCCAGCCGTCGCCTTCCAGCGCCGCCTCCGGCGCCACCACCGCTACCGCCTGATCAGGAGATCGCCATGTCCGCACAAGACCTTCCGCTGCCCCTCGGCCACTTCGCCACCCTGCCCGACGGCCTGCGCCTGCACTACCTCGACGAGGGCCAGGGCCCGGTGGTGCTCTGGCTGCACGGCAGCGGCCCCGGGGCCAGCGGCTACAGCAACTTCAAGGCCAACTACCCGGTGTTCGCCGCCGCCGGCTACCGCAACATCGTCCTCGACCTGCCCGGCTTCGGCCGCTCGGACAAGCCCGAGGACACCGAGTACTGCCTGGACTTCTTCGTCGCCGCACTGAACGCCTTCCTCGCCACCGTCGGCATCGCGCGCTGCACCCTGGTCGGCAACTCGCTCGGCGGCGCCATTGCCCTCGGCCAGGCGCTGGCCCATCCGCAGACCGTCGAAAAGCTGATCCTCATGGCCCCGGGCGGCCTCGAGGAGCGCGAGACCTACTTCCAGATGGAAGGCATCCAGCGCATGGTCGAGGTGTACAGCGCCGGCCCCATGGGCATCGAGGAGATGCGCCAGGTGATGACCCTGCAGCTGTTCGACCCCAAGCTGCTCGACGACACCCTGCTCGCCGAGCGCGCCGCGGTGGCCGCCACCCAGCCGCGCAGCCTGTTCGCCGGCATGCGCGTGGCCAACATGACCGAACGCCTCGGCGAGCTGACCTGCCCGGTGCTGGCCTTCTGGGGTACGGTCGACCGCTTCAACCCGGTCGGCGGTGCGCTCAAGCTGCTGGACAACACTCCGCAGGCGCGCTGCCTGCTGCTCAACCGCTGCGGCCACTGGGTGCAGGTCGAGCACACCGAACTGTTCAACCGCAGCTGCCTGGACTTCCTCGGCGAAGCCTGAACAATCGAGCCGGGGTGGCGCCGCCACCACCGGCCAGCTAGGGACGATATTCATGACCAGCTTCAACCACCTGCTCGCCCCCGGGCGCATCGGCAAGCTCGAACTGCGCAACCGCATCGTCATGGCGCCGATGGGCTCCAACTTCGCCGAGGCCGACGGCCACTGTGGCGAGCGCATCCAGGCCTACTACGAGGCGCGCGCCGCCGGCGGCGCGGGCCTGTTGATCATGGGCGTGTGCTCCATCGCCTATCCGCAAGGCACCGCCGAGCCCTACCAGGTCGGCGTATCCAGCGACGACTTCCTGCCCGGCCTGTCCGCCCTGGCCGCTCGCGTGCACAAGCACGGCGCCAAGATCGCCATGCAGCTGCAGCACGCCGGCAAGGTCGCGGTGCGCGACATGGCCGAGGGCCGGCCGATCTGGGTGCCGTCGATCCCGCCGGCGCTCAACACCAACATGATGGCGGCGCTGACCCGCGAGGAGCTGGGCACCTTCGTCAGCTCCAGCAAGCGCCGCGAAGGCGGCGCCGCGATCCGCGTGATGGACAGGGCCGACATCGCGCAGATGGTCGAGTGGTTCGCCGCCGCCGCCGAGCGTGCCCAGCGTGCCGGCTTCGACGGCGTGGAGATCCACGCCGCGCACAACTACATCATCGCCGGCTTCCTCTCCGCCTACTTCAACAAGCGCGACGACGAATACGGCGGCCCGCTGGAGAACCGCGCGCGCCTGCTCATGGAGGTGCTGGCCGCGGTACGCGCACGGGTCGGCGCCGACTTCCCGGTGTGGCTGCGCCTGGACGCCTACGAGCTGCGCACCCCCGGCGGCATCACCCTGGAGGACGCCAAGACCGTGGCAGTGATGGCCGAGGCGGCCGGCGCCGACGCGGTCAGCGTGTCGGCCTACGCCGCGGTCACCGAGGGCGTGGCCTTCACCGAGGCGCCGCTGGTCCAGCAGCCGGGCGGCTTCCTGGAGTGGGCGACGGCGATCAGGAAGGAAGTCGGCATCCCGGTGATCGCCGTCGGCCGCGTCGAGCCCGAGGTCGGCGACCAGGGCATCGCCCGCGGCCAGTACGACTTCGTCGCCATGGCGCGCAAGCTGCTGGCCGACCCCGAACTGCCCAACAAGCTGATCGCCGGCCGCCCGCAGGACGTCCGCCCGTGCATCTACTGCTACGTCTGCGTCAGCCAGATCTTCATCAACCAGCGGGTCAAGTGCGCGGTCAACCCGCGCACCGGCCACGAGGCCGAGCTGGTCATCGTCCCGACCGCCACCCCGCGCCACGTGGTGGTGGTCGGCGGCGGCCCGGCAGGCATGGAGGCAGCACGGGTCGCCGCGCTGCGCGGCCATCGCGTCACCCTACTGGAGCGCAGCGACCGCCTGGGCGGCACCCTGTTCTTCGCCGCCCTCGCCTACGCCGAGAACGGCCGCCTGCTCGACCATCTGGTGGAGCAGGTGCGCAGCCTGCCGATCGAGGTGCGCTACAACAGCGAAGCCACCTCGCAGCTGCTGCGCGAGCTGGGCGCCGAGACGGTGCTGG
This genomic window contains:
- a CDS encoding FAD-dependent oxidoreductase — its product is MTSFNHLLAPGRIGKLELRNRIVMAPMGSNFAEADGHCGERIQAYYEARAAGGAGLLIMGVCSIAYPQGTAEPYQVGVSSDDFLPGLSALAARVHKHGAKIAMQLQHAGKVAVRDMAEGRPIWVPSIPPALNTNMMAALTREELGTFVSSSKRREGGAAIRVMDRADIAQMVEWFAAAAERAQRAGFDGVEIHAAHNYIIAGFLSAYFNKRDDEYGGPLENRARLLMEVLAAVRARVGADFPVWLRLDAYELRTPGGITLEDAKTVAVMAEAAGADAVSVSAYAAVTEGVAFTEAPLVQQPGGFLEWATAIRKEVGIPVIAVGRVEPEVGDQGIARGQYDFVAMARKLLADPELPNKLIAGRPQDVRPCIYCYVCVSQIFINQRVKCAVNPRTGHEAELVIVPTATPRHVVVVGGGPAGMEAARVAALRGHRVTLLERSDRLGGTLFFAALAYAENGRLLDHLVEQVRSLPIEVRYNSEATSQLLRELGAETVLVATGARRAAPAIPGAEQDHVWSGDELRRLLTGDRAEEIAKRKLSLTQRAMMKAGSLVGVTDSTAAMQKLSHVWMPLGKRVVIVGGGLVGLELAEFLIERGREVCVLESGPSLGRELAIVRRWRVLHGLQEHQAQLLTGVEVQSIGRSKVAYRNADGGSVEVAADSVVLATGAEPDDSLARTLEADGFAVTRLGDSNELGYIEGAMASGLRAGCAV